One region of Bradyrhizobium betae genomic DNA includes:
- the mddA gene encoding methanethiol S-methyltransferase, with protein MVARLAILLYAIVSYAVFTASFLYALGFVGNYVVPKSIDTSIDVGAPANLGEAIVINLLLMSLFALQHTVMARASFKRWLTQFLPAACERSTYVLLSSLILLLLFWQWRPIPAVIWQVHGIAAWLLIGVHWLGWLIAFASTHMIDHFDLFGLRQAFVALRGTEMPGQSFKTPLLYKIVRHPLMLGFLLAFWATPEMTAGHLLFAIANTAYILVALQFEERDLIAAFGATYQEYRRRVPMLVPRLFGRRRSDERPSPRPAGAPQ; from the coding sequence ATGGTCGCGCGCCTCGCAATCCTGCTCTACGCCATCGTGAGCTATGCCGTCTTCACCGCTTCATTTCTCTATGCGCTCGGTTTCGTCGGCAATTATGTCGTCCCCAAGTCAATCGATACGTCGATCGACGTCGGCGCCCCCGCGAATTTGGGCGAGGCCATCGTCATCAACCTGCTGCTGATGAGCCTGTTCGCACTCCAGCACACCGTCATGGCGCGCGCATCCTTCAAACGATGGTTGACCCAATTCCTTCCAGCTGCCTGCGAGCGCAGCACCTATGTGCTGCTCTCCAGCCTGATCCTGCTGCTGCTGTTCTGGCAGTGGCGTCCGATCCCGGCTGTGATCTGGCAGGTCCACGGCATTGCGGCCTGGCTGCTGATCGGTGTCCACTGGCTCGGCTGGTTGATCGCGTTTGCCTCGACCCACATGATCGATCATTTCGATCTGTTTGGCCTGCGCCAGGCTTTCGTCGCGCTCCGCGGCACCGAGATGCCAGGTCAATCCTTCAAGACGCCGCTGCTTTACAAGATCGTCCGGCACCCGCTGATGCTGGGCTTCCTGCTCGCGTTCTGGGCCACACCCGAGATGACCGCCGGCCACCTGCTGTTCGCCATCGCCAACACGGCCTACATCCTGGTCGCGCTGCAGTTCGAGGAACGGGATCTGATCGCCGCGTTCGGCGCGACCTACCAGGAGTATCGCCGGCGCGTTCCCATGCTAGTGCCGCGTCTGTTCGGTCGCCGCCGTAGCGACGAGCGCCCGTCGCCGCGGCCTGCCGGAGCGCCGCAATGA